Within the Acidobacteriota bacterium genome, the region TTCTCCTGGGCCTCTTCGTCGTGGCCGGGGTCGGTTACCGCGACAGCGGCATCATCACCGGCGGCGCCCGTCTCGATGCCAGGCAGGCGCCTGCCGTACCGATAGCCCCGTTTCCGAACACGGACGGCTCGTTCAAGTTCGCCGTGCTTGGGGACTTCGGCGACAACACCCCGGCGCAGTACCAACTCGCCGGGCAAATGGCCAAACTCCACGAGCGGTTCAAGTTCGACACGGTCGTGACGGTCGGGGACAACCTGCTCGGATCGGAGCGCCCGCAAGACTTCAAAACGAAGTTCGAGGTTCCCTACAAGCCGCTCCTCGATGCCGGCGTGAAGTTCTACGCGTCGCTCGGCAACCACGACGCCCGCGAACAGCGTTACTACAAGCTGTTCAACATGGGCGGGAAGCTCTACTACACCGTCAACCCGAGGCCGGAAATCTGCCTCTTCTTGCTCGAGGCCACCTACCCCACGCCGGAGCAGTTCCAGTGGCTCGAGAATGAGCTCAAGGCCTCGAGCAGCGACTGGAAGATCGCCGTCTTTCACGAACCGATCTACTCGTCAGGCGAAATGCACGGCTCCGATCTGAGTCTGCGCAAAGTGCTCGAGCCGTTCTTCGTGAAGTACAACGTGAGCGTCGCCTTCAGCGGGCACGACCACTTCTATGAACGCGTGAAACCGCAACAGGGGATCGCGTATTTCGTCGTCGGATCGGGGGGCGAACTGCGGAAAGGTAACATCGACCGGCAGAGCGGCCTGACGGCGAAAGGGTTCGATACCGATCAGGCGTTCCTGGCGGCCGAAATCATCGGCGACCAGATGTACTTCAGTGCCATCTCACGCACGGGCCAGACCGTCGACTCGGGTGTCCTCATGCGCCGCAAGATCACGCCCTGATACCGAGGCCTGGTCCGGACGAATCCACCGGCACCGCGAGGCGACCTCGGTCAAGGCCCGCGTTCGGCGCGTGCGATAGAGGGCAACCACGAGGACAGCCAGGAGCAGCGTTGCTACGAGCGACGCGGCTCGCGACGGCGTCTCAATGGCCCAAGCCTCCAACCGGCCGAAACCGACCGTGGATAGCAGGAACGCTCCGAAATACAATGGCCAGGTGAACTTTAGCGTCCCCGTCGAGCCGTAGGCACAGGTGAACGGCAATGAGCGAAGATCGAAGAAGGCGACTTCGACCAGCAGGGCGGCGCCAAGCATGCCAACCACCAAATGCAGGGCGGCGACGGTCGGCCCCCATGCTAGTGTAGTGTCTCACACATAACTTTACATACAGCTTCGTCGGGAGCTATGCTCTCGGCATGAGAACCGCGCCACCGGTCGTACTGTCTCCTGATGAGCGCGCCACCCTCGCGACCTGGGAACGAGGGAGGAGTTTCCCTTTGCGTCTGATGCAGCGTGCGAGAATCGTGATACTGGCCAGCGACGGGATGGCCAATCAGGACATCGCGCGTGAGGTGGGTGTCTCTCGGCCAACCGTGCAACTGTGGCGCGAACGCTTTCTGGCGTTGCGCGTGGCGGGGCTGGAACAGGACGCGCCGCGCCCCGGTCGCCTGCCCAGCATCCCCGAACAGAAAGTGCGGGCGGTCATCCACGCGACCCTGCGCACCACGCCGTCGGCGGCAACCCACTGGAGCGTGCGCACGATGGCCGACGCGCAAGGTATCAGCCCGGCCAGCGTGCAGCGTATTTGGAAGCAACATGGCCTCAAGCCGCATCTCACCAAGACCTTCAAGATCAGCCGAGATACACACTTTGTCGATAAGCTCTACGACGTCGTCGGACTGTATCTGAATCCCCCGGACAAATCCCTGGTCCTGTGCGTCGACGAAAAGAGCCAAATCCAGGCGCTCGATCGCACCCAACCCGGGCTCCCCTTGAAGAAGGGCCGCTGTGGGACGATGACACATGATTACAAGCGGAATGGTACGACCACGTTGTTTGCGGCTCTCAGCATGCTGGATGGCACGGTGATCGGCGAGTGCATGCCACGCCATCGACATCAGGAGTTCATCCGCTTCCTCAACACGATCGACGTCGAAACCCCACCCGACCTGGACCTGCACATCATCGCGGACAACTACGCGACCCACAAACATCCGCGCGTGCAAGCGTGGCTCACACGACATCCCAGGTTTCATCTGCACTGCATCCCGACGTCGAGTTCCTGGGTCAATATGGTCGAGCGATGGTTTCGCGATATCACCGACAAGCGCATCCGCCGGGGTGTCTTCAAGAACGTGCCGGAATTGATCGCCGCGATTCAGGAGTACTTGGACAACCACAACCAGAATCCCAGAATCTTCAAATGGACCGCATCCGTGGAGCAGATCTTGGCCAAAGTCGCCAAATGTAAAGAAGCGTTCGAGACACTACACTAGCCGTCGGGAGGGAAAGCCCACTCCGGTGAGGATCGTTAGATGGCTGTTAGATGCGGCCGAAATCGCGACCAGAGGTGGAAAGGGCCGGACCCATGATTGGCTCAATGGATTCGGCCCTCTCGAAGATGGTTGCGGGGGGCCGCAACCAACGGTACTTGCAGCTGTGGTGCGGGGCGGCGTGAGAGGGGGCAGTTGTTGCCTCACTATCCACTGGAAGGCATAATCCCTCACGTCAGTTGAGGTTATATACCGTGAAACGGCACGACGCGGGAAGACGACTCCACCGGTCGCGCGCCGACCGTGGTGACGTGGCGATTTCGGTCGCTGGGTCCCGGTAGGAATGGGCGAGTCGGTGTTACAATACATAGGTCATTATGCGCAAAGACCTTGTGAATGTAACAGCGCGGCGCGGCAGTCCTGAGCAGCGAGCCATCGCTGTAGCTCGTCGCCAGGGTATTGCGCGTACCCGCGATTTCGAGACCGCGGGCATCGCCCGCACCGCCCTTCGCCGGATGTGCGACAGAGGGCTGCTTGTGCGCACGGCGCGAGGACTCTATCAGGTTCCAAATGCCGAACTGTCCGCGGCGCACAGCCTTGCTGAGACTGCCCGCGTCGCGCCTGGGGCCACCGTGTGCCTCCTGTCGGCGCTGCAGTTCCACGAACTCACTACGCAACTGCCACGCGCCGTCTGGATACTAATCGGTTCGAAGGCATGGACCCCGCGCAACCCGCCCGTTCCCCTGGAGATTGTCCGTTCTCGGGGGGACGCTCTCACGGCAGGCATCGCGCGGCACGTGATCGAGCGAGTTTCGGTGCCGATCACTGTGCCGGCGAAGACGGTCGCTGACTGCTTCAAGTACCGGAATCGCGTCGGGCTCGACGTCGCCATGGAGGCGCTACGGGATTGCCTCCGGCACAGGCGCGCGACAGTGGACGAACTCTGGCGTTTTGCATCGGTCTGCCGCGTTCGGAACGTGATGCGTCCCTATCTCGAGGCGATGGTATGAGCCCGAGTCGCGAACGGCCGCGCAACATGGCCGCGTCGGTTCGCGAGCGCCTGACTCAGCAGGCTCGATCGCGATCCGCAAACGTACAACTCGTGATGACACGCTACGCGATTGAGCGGCTGCTGTACAGACTGAGCCTGTCCCGGCATCGGGAACGATTCGTACTCAAGGGCGCGATGCTCTTTGCCGTCTGGGCCACTGCACCGTACCGCACGACCGCGGATCTCGACCTGCTCGGCTCGGGCGACCCAGAGCCGCAGTTGCTCGCACGGGCCATCCGCGAGGTCTGCTCGGTCGTTGTCGAGGATGACGGCGTCACGTTCCTCGCCGACACGCTCAGGGTCGAGGCGGCGCGTGAGGACCAGGAGTACCAAGGCGCGCGGATGACGATGACCGCGATGATCGCGGGTGCCCGCCTCGCGATCCACGTGGACATCGGGTACGGCGATGCAATCACGCCGGGCGTTCTGGATCTGGAATACCCGTCACTCCTCGATATGCCTCGCGCGAAGCTCCGCACCTATCCGGCTGAGACTGTTGTCGCCGAGAAACTCCACGCGCTCGTCGCGCTCGGGATGGCGAACAGCCGCATGAAGGACTTCTACGATCTGTGGGCGATCGCCGGCTCCCTGGCATTCGACGGTGCCGTTCTCGCCCGGGCCTTCGGAGCCACGTTTGAACGCAGGAGAACACCGTTGCCGACCGCAGTGCCGGTGGCGCTCACCGCCACATTCGTGGGCGATCCGGCGAAGCAGGCGCAATGGCAAGGGTTCCTTCGGCGCACGGAATTTACTCTCCAGCCGAGTCCGCTTCACGACGTTGCAGCCACGGTCGCCGGCTTCGTTCTGCCGCCGGCCATGGCCGCCGCCGCAGGGTCTGTTTTCGAGCAGCGATGGGAGCCTGGCGGGCCATGGAAATGATGATGCAGGGGGAACGGGTGGGGGAACACCCTCCAAAGCGCACTGTTCCCCCCTCTGCCGATTTCGCCTATCCTTAGTGACCGCAGGATGTGCAACAGCGTCAACGAGTTCCTAACCTCAACTTAGTCCCACGCAGTCAATAACTTGCCGCCAGCTTTCTGAATCACAAATGAGCGGCGTTCCTCGCCGCGCCGATCGCCACCGAGGGGAGCAGACGATCGGAGATGGGGCGTGAGCGACCCCCCTTTTTACCCCGGCTACCGGCCCCAGGGCCGTCCCGGGGGGTCGCTCACGCCCCGCATATCGCCGTCATTGTCCGCGTGGAATGCGAGCCCGATCCAGCCGTGCAATGTCGGCCAGATCTCCCGTGCTGACGACGTCGAGTTCATCGTGTCTGGCGCGTGCGTTTTCGCTCGCGGTAACTCGTGCGTCGCCGGCCGCCGCGGGACGCGGATGCACAGCTGCATGGCGGGTCGCGGAGCGTTACGAAATGTCATGCCAACCGTGCGGCGATGCCGTCGCTCCGAACCCGATCATGCGGGACCGCTCCGACGCGTCAAGGCTTCGCTCGCTCCGCTCGCCGCGGACGCGGCCTTGACCCGCCTGTCGCGCTCCCTTCACAGACGCAGTTATCGGAGCGACGGCCAGTCCAGCCCACCCATTCACCAAGGCTGTCTGAACCGGAATCGCCATGGTGGGACCCGACTCGCCTTCGACTTCTCTGGCGGAAGCTGCGACTCGACCGGTCAAGCGAACCGTCGGCTGTTGCCAGGTCGATCGACCACCACCATAAAGCCTCGCACCACACTGGGTCGGAGGGCGACCGCTCAGCTGGCGCCGCTTACGCCGAGGCGTTGGGTCGCACGGTCGTCCGGAACGTCAAAGGCGACCTCAGTCACGGCCCGCGTTCGGCGCGTGCGATAAAGGGCAACCACGAGGAGAGCCAAGAGCAGCGCTGCTACGAGCGACGCGGCTCGCGACGGCGTCTCGATGGCCCAAGCCTCCAATCGGCCGAAACCGACCGTGGAAAGCAGGAACGCTCCGAAATACAGCGGCCAAGTGAACTTCAGCGTTCCGGTCGAGCCGTAGGCACAAGTGAACGGCAATGAGCGAAGATCGAAGAAGGCGACTTCGACCAGCAGGGCGGCGCCAAGCATGCCAACCACCAGATGCAGGGCGGCGACGGCCGACCCCCATGCTAGGACATGAAGTGGCGCCAGGGCGAAGAGCGGGACCATGGCGACCAGGAGCGCCGCGCGCCGGACGCCGGAAAAGTACCGGGTGGGCTCGCGCATCCACGTTACACGGAACGTCCAGTTGGCGCGGAGGTCCGCCGGTACGGCGAAGCCGACTCGCAGGCCAACGCACACGCAGAACACTACGACCATCTGGACGGCGAGCAGGGCGGCGGTGGGATTCGTGGACGTCGTCAGCGCGCGCGCCGCCTCGCCCGGTGATATGAGGACCACGGTTGCGGCGAAGGCCACCGCTCCACAGGCCGCGAGATAGAAGCGTTGAGTGCTGCTGCGCGCCAGGGTCTGGAGCGTGAAGAAGAAAGTGGCGCGTCCAATCGGGTCACGCACGAGCGTCCGCTCGACGGCCGACGAGACAATTCGAAGCAACTTCGGCCAAACGGACGCCTGTCCCCTCGACATCCGCCGCGCCAACCGCCGGGTTTCGAGGGCGTATCCGCCGAAGGCGACCAAAGCCGCGAGTGCGAGAGCACCGGCGCCGACAGCAGCGAGTCGGTTGAACACAGGCATCAGTCCGAGGTACTCCGCCTGGGCGCGGCCGGCATCCCGCGGCTCCCACAGCGCCTTGCCGCGGGGCGACTGAACGTCGGGCTCGTCGAGGACGCCCTCCGATGTCAGTGATTCGTAGAGACCGAGAAACCACATGGGCGGGCTGGCGTAGACCGCCGCCCCGCCTTCCGGAAGGATGGATGCGGCGACGCTCCGGTGGCCCGGCAGCAGGAGGAGGGCAGACAGCAGGGCCAGCACCAACGCGCCTTGCAGGAAGACCGACACCCGCCGGAAAAGCCGTGGGCCAGCCAGGCCGCTGGCGACCACGCGAACGCTAAGGACCACGAAGAACGCGAATGCGGCAGCGGCAAGCGAGGCCGCAGCGTGAACGAACATCAGCCACAGGCCTCGAGCCATGCTGAGCTGCAACGTCCCGAACAGAATCAGCGGGTAGACGACGCTTGGAATCGCGTTGACCGCAGCGGCGAATGCCACCACAAACTGCGCCAGCGCACCAAGCTTTGCGAGCAGGAGCGTACGGCGCATAAGTGGCAGTGGTCCGAGGATGGCGATGTCGCGGACGTCGAGCACTAGCGCGTCCCACTCGACGAGCGTGACGATCCCCATCACGATCATCGAGAGCGCGAGGCACGTGAACTTGTCGTCGAGCGCGATGAGCAGACGATGACCGGGCAAGATGTACCGGTTCATGTACTTCAGCAACAACGGGGCGACCGCGAGCAGCCCAGGCACGGCCAGAAGGGCGAATACAAGACTCACGTTTTCGTGGTCGTCACCGCTCGGGGAGATCAGGTCGTTGTCGAAGAAGCGCCTGAAGAAGATTCGTCGAAGCAAGCCGACCGAGCCCTGATCGCTCATTGCTCCACCAGGTCGACGATGTCCTTCGACACACGTTCGGGGTCATCACGGTAGACAAGCTGCGCGAACACCTCCTCGAGCGTGTCCCGCGCCATCAACTCGCGGAGATGCTCTACCGAGTCGTCGGCCACGACGCGGCCGCGGTTCAAGACCATTACTCGCGAACACAGTTTCTCCACCACCTCGAGGACGTGGGAGCTGTAGAGGATCGTCTTGCCCCGCTCGGCTAGCGTCCGAACGAGGTGTTTGAACACCAAGGCTGCCGTCACATCGAGGCCCGAAAGCGGTTCGTCGAAGATCAGCAGATCGGGATTGTGTACGATCGCGGCGGAGATCAGTACCTTCTGTCTCATGCCCTTCGAGTACGATCCGATCGCCTGGTCTCCGTCATCTCCGAGTCCAATCAGGTGCAGGAGCCCGTCGATTCGGCGTTCGAGTGTCGGTGCCGCGATCTCGCGCAGCCGACCGACCAACTGCAGGAACTCGCGGCCGGACAGGAAAGGGTAAAGGTGCGGTTCTTCGGGAACGTACCCGAGACGGCGTCGAAACCCGACGAGGTCGTCATGGATGTTTCGGCCGTCGAACAGGACTTGGCCGGACGTCGGATCGAGGAGGCCAGTCACCATGTTGACGGTGGTCGTCTTGCCCGACCCATTCGGTCCCAGGTAGCCGAGAATCTCGCCAGGCTTCACGCAGAAGTTGACGTCCTGAACGGCTGCCACGCCTGAATAGCGTTTCGTAAGACCCCTCGCCTCCAGCATCGGCTTACCGCCGCCTTTCTGTCACAAGGGCGATGTGGACAAACTCAACTGCGCGGCCCGACGTCGCAGTCTAGACCATGTTCCAGAACTCTGGCCACAAGTGTAACAGCCGCAGGCTATTGAACCTGCGGCCGTGATGGTTGCGGGGGGGGGGGCAATGCAACGCGGCACCTCGGCATCAGGTCGGGTGCCGTGGTTGCCGGTCAGTAAAGGTTCAAATCCCCCGTACAAGGCGAAAGCCGCCTGGTTTCCCAAGCGGCTTTCATGGTTGCGGGGGGGGGATTTGAACCCCCGACCTTTGGGTTATGAGCCCAACGAGCTACCGGACTGCTCCACCCCGCGTCACGGGCGCATCACTCGCATGCGCCATATCAACTGATGATACCACGCCAGCCGAGAGCGGGCAAACACGCGAGGGGGCTATCGCTCTTCTTTCTTTCTTGCGCCCGGCGCATCGCGGACGATGAAGAGCATCTCGCCCGGCTTGATAAGGTCGAGCTCGCGCCGCGCGATGTCCTCAATGGCGGATGGGTCGGTCTCCAGGCGGCGCCATTGTTCGCGCATTCGCGCATTCTCCGCCTTCTTCGTGGCGACGGCG harbors:
- a CDS encoding ABC transporter ATP-binding protein, with product MLEARGLTKRYSGVAAVQDVNFCVKPGEILGYLGPNGSGKTTTVNMVTGLLDPTSGQVLFDGRNIHDDLVGFRRRLGYVPEEPHLYPFLSGREFLQLVGRLREIAAPTLERRIDGLLHLIGLGDDGDQAIGSYSKGMRQKVLISAAIVHNPDLLIFDEPLSGLDVTAALVFKHLVRTLAERGKTILYSSHVLEVVEKLCSRVMVLNRGRVVADDSVEHLRELMARDTLEEVFAQLVYRDDPERVSKDIVDLVEQ
- a CDS encoding nucleotidyl transferase AbiEii/AbiGii toxin family protein; protein product: MSPSRERPRNMAASVRERLTQQARSRSANVQLVMTRYAIERLLYRLSLSRHRERFVLKGAMLFAVWATAPYRTTADLDLLGSGDPEPQLLARAIREVCSVVVEDDGVTFLADTLRVEAAREDQEYQGARMTMTAMIAGARLAIHVDIGYGDAITPGVLDLEYPSLLDMPRAKLRTYPAETVVAEKLHALVALGMANSRMKDFYDLWAIAGSLAFDGAVLARAFGATFERRRTPLPTAVPVALTATFVGDPAKQAQWQGFLRRTEFTLQPSPLHDVAATVAGFVLPPAMAAAAGSVFEQRWEPGGPWK
- a CDS encoding IS630 family transposase — its product is MRTAPPVVLSPDERATLATWERGRSFPLRLMQRARIVILASDGMANQDIAREVGVSRPTVQLWRERFLALRVAGLEQDAPRPGRLPSIPEQKVRAVIHATLRTTPSAATHWSVRTMADAQGISPASVQRIWKQHGLKPHLTKTFKISRDTHFVDKLYDVVGLYLNPPDKSLVLCVDEKSQIQALDRTQPGLPLKKGRCGTMTHDYKRNGTTTLFAALSMLDGTVIGECMPRHRHQEFIRFLNTIDVETPPDLDLHIIADNYATHKHPRVQAWLTRHPRFHLHCIPTSSSWVNMVERWFRDITDKRIRRGVFKNVPELIAAIQEYLDNHNQNPRIFKWTASVEQILAKVAKCKEAFETLH
- a CDS encoding type IV toxin-antitoxin system AbiEi family antitoxin domain-containing protein, giving the protein MRKDLVNVTARRGSPEQRAIAVARRQGIARTRDFETAGIARTALRRMCDRGLLVRTARGLYQVPNAELSAAHSLAETARVAPGATVCLLSALQFHELTTQLPRAVWILIGSKAWTPRNPPVPLEIVRSRGDALTAGIARHVIERVSVPITVPAKTVADCFKYRNRVGLDVAMEALRDCLRHRRATVDELWRFASVCRVRNVMRPYLEAMV
- a CDS encoding septum formation initiator family protein, with translation MINGIVGDNGAFALMRARAQYADMANAVATKKAENARMREQWRRLETDPSAIEDIARRELDLIKPGEMLFIVRDAPGARKKEER
- a CDS encoding metallophosphoesterase, with the translated sequence MRTRHLPFIVLLGLFVVAGVGYRDSGIITGGARLDARQAPAVPIAPFPNTDGSFKFAVLGDFGDNTPAQYQLAGQMAKLHERFKFDTVVTVGDNLLGSERPQDFKTKFEVPYKPLLDAGVKFYASLGNHDAREQRYYKLFNMGGKLYYTVNPRPEICLFLLEATYPTPEQFQWLENELKASSSDWKIAVFHEPIYSSGEMHGSDLSLRKVLEPFFVKYNVSVAFSGHDHFYERVKPQQGIAYFVVGSGGELRKGNIDRQSGLTAKGFDTDQAFLAAEIIGDQMYFSAISRTGQTVDSGVLMRRKITP